One window of Watersipora subatra chromosome 3, tzWatSuba1.1, whole genome shotgun sequence genomic DNA carries:
- the LOC137390675 gene encoding polycystin-1-like protein 3 — MPLPIDYNFNKFTANGSKSQSGVHAVVNELSTAIELAGPAGREPCKKSCTYPGSSVTLMLVKMKEVLFIAAACCLITSTVEGHGYLIQPPARGSAWRVGFKTPTDTDDMANFCGGRGKQHDSVNQGRCGVCGEEYSKQNKRLEPGPGNVFATGTIVGNYNQGETIDVSIMITAFHKGYFEFRLCENNIPQKGKDGSIAVTYECLNKNLLESMTGGTTLIFRFPASMGKSTHRVKLPAGVSCSACVMQWRYKAGNNWGCEDGKCGLGLGPQEEFIGCSDIAIQPNGNNQPKVDVKQTGPKQPETTFEVVETTLTFAKTSRKPVSTTPKRLPSTPKYVPPTQKPIPSTQKPVQPTYKKPAIVPDWMMPSRGAPVTAPVAVETDTPVRETDAPVLQTDPPVVQPDPPVVQPDPPVLETDPPVQKTDPPAPVTKPPVPTTKQADVVPPVTSARMKGVLYLAALCCFLAAAIVAYVVVTEEADQTTKGEPTVTKIVAPETSKPAPTTEAKVPETDAPVIETDAPVLQTDPPVVQTDPPVLQTDPPVVQTDPPVLETDPPVVQTDPPVLETDPPVQKTDPPAPVTKPPVPTTKEADVVPPATISDLKPDSGARKTCRGSSAYGSMMDSYCDINCNHVPPYCPASHCICGAVQTSKKTCRGLSPFGATMDSYCDTNCNHVPSYCPASYCKCE, encoded by the exons ATGCCCCTACCGATTGACTATAACTTCAACAAGTTTACAGCAAACGGCAGCAAATCACAATCAGGCGTGCACGCTGTCGTCAACGAGTTATCAACGGCTATCGAATTGGCTGGTCCAGCTGGTAGAGAAC CCTGCAAAAAATCATGTACTTACCCTGGCAGCTCAGTCACACTCATGCTTGTCAAGATGAAGGAAGTTCTTTTCATAGCGGCAGCCTGCTGTCTCATAACTTCTACAGTTGAG GGTCATGGCTACCTGATCCAACCACCAGCTAGAGGCAGTGCTTGGAGAGTTGGGTTTAAAACACCTACAGACACCGATGATATGGCTAACTTTTGTGGTGGAAGAGGG AAACAACATGACTCCGTGAACCAAGGCAGATGTGGTGTGTGTGGGGAGGAATATTCCAAACAAAACAAACGGTTGGAGCCAGGACCTGGCAATGTATTTGCTACTGGTACTATTGTGGGCAACTACAATCAAGGAGAAACCA TTGATGTGTCTATCATGATAACCGCCTTTCATAAAGGCTACTTTGAGTTTAGACTGTGTGAAAATAACATACCGCAAAAGGGAAAGGACGGGAGTATTGCAGTTACTTATGAATGCCTTAATAAGAACCTTCTAGAATCAATGACAGGTGGAACAAC ACTTATTTTTAGGTTTCCAGCTTCTATGGGAAAATCAACCCATCGAGTAAAACTGCCAGCAGGTGTGTCATGCAGTGCTTGTGTAATGCAATGGAGATACAAAGCAG GCAACAACTGGGGATGCGAGGATGGAAAGTGTGGACTAGGACTGGGACCACAAGAAGAGTTCATCGGCTGCTCTGACATCGCTATTCAACCGAATGGTAATAATCAGCCCAAGGTAGATGTTAAGCAGACAGGACCAAAGCAACCGGAGACTACTTTTGAAGTGGTGGAGACAACTCTTACTTTTGCAAAAACGTCCCGAAAGCCGGTATCAACAACACCAAAACGACTACCCTCTACACCAAAATATGTGCCCCCCACTCAAAAACCAATTCCATCTACCCAGAAACCTGTGCAACCAACTTACAAGAAGCCGGCGATTGTGCCTGACTGGATGATGCCAAGCAGAG GGGCACCAGTCACTGCACCAGTAGCGGTAGAAACCGATACACCTGTAAGAGAAACCGATGCACCTGTACTGCAAACTGACCCGCCTGTAGTGCAACCCGATCCGCCTGTAGTGCAACCCGACCCACCTGTACTAGAAACCGATCCACCTGTACAAAAAACCGATCCACCTGCACCAGTTACCAAACCTCCAGTGCCAACAACAAAGCAAGCAGATGTTGTTCCTCCAGTCACG TCAGCCAGAATGAAGGGTGTGCTTTACTTGGCAGCTCTTTGCTGTTTTCTTGCGGCTGCAATAGTg GCTTATGTAGTTGTGACTGAGGAAGCTGATCAGACAACCAAAGGGGAACCAACCGTCACTAAAATTGTTGCGCCAGAAACTTCAAAACCTGCCCCAACCACTGAGGCTAAAGTGCCTGAAACAGATGCACCTGTAATTGAAACTGATGCACCTGTACTACAAACCGACCCACCTGTAGTGCAAACTGACCCACCTGTACTACAAACCGACCCACCTGTAGTGCAAACTGACCCACCTGTACTAGAAACCGATCCACCTGTAGTGCAAACTGACCCACCTGTACTAGAAACCGATCCACCTGTACAAAAAACCGATCCACCTGCTCCAGTTACCAAACCTCCAGTGCCAACAACCAAGGAAGCAGATGTTGTTCCTCCAGCCACGATCTCTGACTTGAAACCTGATTCTGGTGCAAGGAAGACATGCAGAGGTTCAAGTGCTTATGGTTCAATGATGGATTCTTATTGTGACATCAACTGTAATCATGTTCCACCATATTGTCCTGCGAGCCACTGCATATGCGGGGCGGTACAGACGTCGAAAAAGACCTGCAGAGGACTGAGCCCATTTGGTGCAACAATGGATTCTTATTGTGACACCAACTGTAATCATGTTCCATCATATTGTCCTGCCAGCTACTGCAAGTGTGAGTAA